The nucleotide sequence TAAGAGAAAAAAGGGGTATAATAAAGCAATGAAAGAAATTAGATTTACACCCCATGCAAAGATGAAGTTTGAAATTTTAAAAAGGCATAATTTTGTTGTTTTGGAAGAAGAGGTGAAAGGGGTTATTTTGAAGCCTGAAAAAAGAGAAATTGGAAGAAAAGGAAGGGAAATTGCTCAGAAAACAATTAGCGAAAGACATATTTTAAGGGTTATTTATGAAGAAAAAGATAGAGGAATAGAGGTTATCACCTTCTATCCTGCAAGGAGGGAGAGGTATGAAGATTAGTTATGACAGGGAATTAGACATTATGATGTTAGAGGTTGACGGAGGAACGATTGACTATGCAGAAGAATTAGGCTCAGTAATTGTCCACTTTACCAAAGAAGGCAAACCCGTTTTGTTAGAGATTCTTGATGCAAGCGAAATTCTCTCAGTAGCAACCAAGATAGGAATGAGGGCAGAGAAGGAAAAATTGGTTGAGGCAAGCATTTAGATTTCCCTAAAACAAGTTCTGCTCTTTGAAAAATAAATATGCATTGATGAAGGGATGATGGAAATTTGTCATTTAATCGGATTACCTTATAACTATAAGTAAAAATCCTGCAAAAATATTTGCAATTTTATTATAAATATTGTATAATATACGCAATAATAATGCACATATTATAAGGAGCATCTATGAACAAGGAATACTTGAAGAATGTAATTATTGACCAACAAAAAGACATTCTTGAGAAAATTATGAATACAAATGTCATATCCCGTGAAGGTGCGGATAGATGTGAAAGGTATATAAGATACCCGAATGTCTTGTTAATAACTGGGTTACGAAGAGCGGGTAAGTCATTCTTTGCCAGCCAGCTTGTGGAAAACAAAAAATATGCATATTTAAACTTTGATGATGAAAGATTGATTGAATTTAATATCCAGGATTTTAATCTTATTCTGGAATGTTTTTATGAACTCTATCCGGATTTTGAGTATTTGTTATTTGACGAAATACAAAATGTAGGTGGCTGGGAACTCTTTGTTAGTAGATTAAGGGATAAATACAAAATAATTATCACTGGTTCAAACGCAAATCTATTAAGTAAAGAAATGGCGACCCATTTAACAGGAAGGTATAGTGATTTTGTCCTCTTTCCGATGAGTTTTAGAGAATACCTTGATTACAATAATGTTGGGATTAAAAGAATATCATCATATTCTACCACTGAGCGAAGTAAGATTACTTCATTCTTTGACAGATATGTCAAGGAAAGTAGTATTTTTGATTATTATAAATTCGGTAAGGAATTTTTAAGAAATTTATGGGCTTCTGTAATTATCAAGGATATCACTATTCGTTACAAGATAAAGTATCCTTCAGTGTTGGAGAAACTATCGGTTATGCTG is from bacterium and encodes:
- a CDS encoding DUF4258 domain-containing protein translates to MKEIRFTPHAKMKFEILKRHNFVVLEEEVKGVILKPEKREIGRKGREIAQKTISERHILRVIYEEKDRGIEVITFYPARRERYED
- a CDS encoding DUF2283 domain-containing protein, translated to MKISYDRELDIMMLEVDGGTIDYAEELGSVIVHFTKEGKPVLLEILDASEILSVATKIGMRAEKEKLVEASI
- a CDS encoding ATP-binding protein → MNKEYLKNVIIDQQKDILEKIMNTNVISREGADRCERYIRYPNVLLITGLRRAGKSFFASQLVENKKYAYLNFDDERLIEFNIQDFNLILECFYELYPDFEYLLFDEIQNVGGWELFVSRLRDKYKIIITGSNANLLSKEMATHLTGRYSDFVLFPMSFREYLDYNNVGIKRISSYSTTERSKITSFFDRYVKESSIFDYYKFGKEFLRNLWASVIIKDITIRYKIKYPSVLEKLSVMLINYFTSKISISNLTRNLKVKSPNTMAEYIRYLENSFLVFSLNKFSYKIKEQLATFKKIYIMDNGFINAILFNFSENRGKLLENIVAIELKRRSIRDDFEIFYWDNYYVECDFIIKKGKQVISAYQVCSELNINNKEREISGLTAAMKEFGLKNGTILTSSTEDEISINSSKIQVTPVWKWLLSEF